In Desulfuromonas acetoxidans DSM 684, one genomic interval encodes:
- the purT gene encoding formate-dependent phosphoribosylglycinamide formyltransferase — protein MATIGTPFSPTATRVMLCGSGELGKEVVIEFQRLGVEVIACDSYANAPAMQVADRSYTFSMLDGEELRRVVEFERPHYIVPEVEAIATATLVELEKEGFNVVPTALAAQLTMNREGIRRLAAEDLSLPTTRYRFAEDEVTFQAAVAELGFPCVVKPIMSSSGKGQSVVRSEDDLDAAWDYAQKGGRAGGGKVIVEAFLDFDYEITLLTVRHKEGTSFCLPIGHRQEDGDYRESWQPQAMSGEVLDKAQQMAKQITDALGGWGIFGVELFIQGSEVYFSEVSPRPHDTGLVTLISQDLSEFALHARAILGLPIPNIVQHGPSASAVVLVEGHSTQVSFSGLDIALSQPDTQLRLFGKPGVTGKRRLGVVLARDHSVDAARHKAMIAADAIEAVL, from the coding sequence ATGGCGACAATAGGAACGCCCTTCTCCCCGACAGCGACCCGCGTCATGTTGTGCGGTTCCGGTGAGCTGGGTAAAGAGGTGGTTATCGAATTTCAGCGTTTAGGTGTCGAGGTTATTGCCTGTGACAGCTATGCCAATGCCCCGGCCATGCAGGTCGCGGATCGCTCCTATACCTTTTCCATGCTTGATGGCGAGGAATTGCGCCGCGTGGTGGAATTTGAGCGGCCCCACTATATTGTTCCCGAGGTGGAGGCGATTGCCACGGCGACCCTGGTGGAGCTGGAAAAAGAGGGCTTCAATGTCGTGCCTACGGCGCTTGCCGCCCAGTTGACCATGAACCGTGAAGGGATTCGTCGCCTGGCCGCTGAAGACCTTAGTCTGCCGACCACGAGGTATCGGTTTGCCGAAGATGAAGTGACCTTTCAGGCGGCCGTGGCTGAACTGGGTTTTCCGTGTGTGGTCAAGCCGATTATGAGTTCCTCTGGCAAGGGGCAGAGCGTGGTGCGCAGTGAAGATGATCTCGATGCGGCCTGGGACTATGCTCAGAAGGGCGGGCGTGCCGGGGGTGGCAAAGTGATTGTTGAGGCTTTTCTCGACTTTGATTATGAAATTACCCTGTTGACCGTCCGCCATAAAGAGGGCACCAGCTTTTGTCTGCCTATCGGCCATCGTCAGGAGGATGGTGACTATCGTGAATCGTGGCAGCCACAGGCGATGAGTGGTGAGGTACTGGACAAAGCGCAACAGATGGCCAAACAGATCACTGATGCGCTGGGCGGCTGGGGTATTTTCGGGGTGGAACTGTTCATTCAGGGCTCCGAGGTCTATTTCAGCGAGGTCTCGCCACGGCCGCACGATACCGGCCTGGTGACGTTGATCTCTCAAGACTTGTCCGAATTTGCTCTGCATGCACGGGCGATTCTCGGCTTGCCGATTCCCAATATCGTCCAGCACGGCCCCTCGGCTTCGGCGGTGGTTCTGGTGGAAGGCCATTCAACCCAGGTCAGTTTCAGTGGGCTTGATATCGCTCTGTCGCAACCGGATACCCAGTTACGGCTGTTTGGTAAACCGGGTGTTACCGGGAAACGCCGCCTTGGCGTGGTGTTGGCCCGTGATCATTCGGTGGATGCGGCGCGCCATAAGGCCATGATTGCGGCTGACGCGATTGAGGCTGTGCTGTAA
- the btsR gene encoding two-component system response regulator BtsR gives MIRALIVDDEQMAREELQALLEETGAFELLPPCANGFDAVKMINEQRPEVMFLDIEMPVINGFQLLSMVDEERMPHVVFVTAYDEFALKAFEEKTLDYLLKPVEPERLALTLEKLKRILHQGQVPRYETPDLQRIPCCSGRRVKLVDVDKVECVFTDLSGVHLLTADSDLCTDLTLKVLEQRTPLVRCHKQYLINLTFIDEVQLHEGGTATVLTRSGHDVPVSRRYLRLLKEQLSF, from the coding sequence ATGATTCGTGCCCTGATTGTCGATGATGAGCAGATGGCTCGTGAAGAGCTGCAGGCGCTGTTGGAAGAGACCGGTGCTTTTGAGCTGTTGCCTCCGTGCGCCAACGGTTTTGATGCGGTCAAAATGATCAATGAACAGCGCCCGGAGGTGATGTTTCTTGATATTGAGATGCCGGTGATTAATGGGTTTCAGTTGTTGAGTATGGTTGATGAGGAGCGCATGCCGCACGTGGTGTTTGTTACCGCTTACGATGAGTTTGCCCTCAAAGCGTTTGAGGAGAAGACTCTCGACTATCTGCTCAAGCCGGTGGAGCCGGAGCGGTTGGCTCTGACTCTGGAAAAATTGAAACGGATCTTACACCAGGGACAGGTGCCGCGCTATGAGACGCCAGATCTACAGCGGATTCCCTGTTGTAGTGGCCGCCGGGTGAAACTGGTGGACGTCGATAAGGTGGAATGTGTGTTTACCGATCTCAGCGGTGTCCATCTGCTTACAGCGGACAGTGATCTGTGCACCGACCTGACCCTCAAAGTATTGGAACAACGTACGCCATTGGTGCGCTGCCATAAGCAATATCTGATCAATCTTACGTTTATCGACGAAGTACAGCTCCATGAAGGGGGCACCGCAACCGTGCTGACCCGCAGTGGTCATGACGTGCCGGTCAGTCGCCGTTATCTGCGCTTGCTCAAAGAACAGCTTTCTTTTTGA
- a CDS encoding sensor histidine kinase, whose product MGLIIDLLQQMSVFLVIAYIFTKSPAFRPLTGESLSHRHKLLLYVIFSTFSIMGTYFGLPVQDAIANTRAIGPVLAGLIGGPVLGLATGLTGGLHRYFLGGFTAFSCGVSTTVEGLIGGLVCLVLLRRGQAEQRFNPRIALLTTLVAEGMQMVIILLLATPTEDAVQLVQAIAAPMILANSAGAALFMSIIRDQRRMYDHFGALFSAKAFELAERVLEILGDGLNHKSALEMAQLIHRWTGVGAVAITDREQVLAFVGLGEDHHLAGNPIMSPLTRRAIDQNQTVFADGGREHYHCSISDQCPLSSALVVPLRVDRDVIGTIKLYEPRRKLFLNINRSLGEGLAALLSEQLVHSRYQEQKTLLAQSELKLAQAQVNPHFLFNALNTIVAVLRKDADRARDLLLHLSRFFRKNLKRTSDIASLEEELDHVRSYLYIEEARFGDRLTVTMDVDPTLMVLKLPAFTLQPLIENAIKHGISNIIGPGEIAVTGRRIKQDVEIVICDNAGTCADHEHSDGLGLQIVDKRIKNLYGPGYGVRLSCLPGEETQVTVTLPAPEGKEAEQ is encoded by the coding sequence ATGGGGCTGATTATTGATCTGTTGCAGCAGATGTCCGTGTTTCTGGTCATCGCCTATATTTTTACGAAGTCACCGGCGTTCCGCCCGCTGACCGGTGAAAGCCTCAGCCATCGTCATAAGCTGCTTCTCTATGTCATTTTTTCCACCTTTTCCATTATGGGCACCTATTTTGGTCTGCCGGTGCAGGATGCCATTGCCAACACCCGTGCCATTGGCCCGGTGCTGGCGGGTCTTATTGGCGGGCCTGTGCTCGGATTGGCCACAGGCCTGACCGGTGGACTTCATCGCTATTTTCTCGGCGGATTTACCGCCTTCTCCTGTGGTGTGTCGACGACCGTTGAAGGGCTGATCGGCGGTCTGGTGTGTCTGGTGCTGCTGCGCCGTGGGCAGGCGGAACAACGCTTTAATCCGCGTATTGCCTTGTTGACCACCCTGGTCGCCGAAGGGATGCAGATGGTGATCATTCTGCTGCTGGCAACGCCCACCGAAGACGCCGTGCAACTGGTGCAAGCGATTGCCGCGCCGATGATCTTGGCTAATTCCGCCGGAGCGGCGTTGTTTATGAGTATTATCCGCGATCAACGGCGCATGTATGATCATTTCGGCGCACTGTTCTCGGCCAAGGCATTTGAGTTGGCCGAGCGGGTGTTGGAGATTCTCGGCGATGGCCTCAACCATAAAAGTGCGCTGGAGATGGCCCAATTGATTCATCGCTGGACCGGGGTCGGTGCGGTGGCCATCACCGACCGTGAACAGGTGCTGGCGTTTGTCGGTCTTGGTGAAGATCACCATCTGGCTGGGAATCCGATCATGTCGCCGTTGACCAGGCGTGCCATTGACCAGAATCAGACCGTGTTTGCCGATGGCGGGCGCGAGCACTATCATTGCTCCATCAGTGATCAGTGCCCGCTGAGCTCGGCGTTGGTGGTGCCGTTGCGTGTGGATCGGGATGTGATCGGCACCATTAAACTGTATGAGCCGCGGCGCAAATTGTTTCTCAATATCAACCGTTCTCTGGGCGAGGGCTTGGCTGCCCTGTTGTCGGAGCAACTGGTCCACAGCCGCTATCAGGAGCAGAAGACGTTGTTGGCCCAGTCGGAACTGAAGCTGGCCCAGGCCCAGGTCAATCCCCATTTTCTGTTTAATGCGCTGAATACTATTGTCGCCGTGTTGCGCAAGGATGCGGACCGTGCCCGTGATCTGCTGTTGCATCTGTCGCGCTTTTTTCGCAAGAACCTTAAGCGCACCAGTGATATCGCCTCTCTCGAAGAGGAGCTGGACCATGTGCGTTCGTATCTGTATATCGAGGAGGCGCGTTTTGGCGACCGTTTGACCGTGACCATGGATGTTGATCCAACGTTGATGGTTCTCAAGTTGCCAGCGTTCACCCTGCAGCCGCTGATCGAAAATGCGATTAAACATGGGATTTCGAACATTATCGGACCGGGGGAGATTGCGGTGACCGGCAGGCGAATAAAGCAGGATGTCGAGATTGTCATTTGCGATAATGCCGGCACCTGTGCCGACCATGAACACAGTGATGGCCTCGGGTTGCAGATTGTTGATAAACGGATCAAGAACCTTTATGGCCCGGGATACGGCGTCAGATTGAGTTGTCTTCCCGGCGAAGAAACTCAAGTGACGGTGACCTTGCCAGCGCCGGAGGGGAAGGAGGCAGAGCAATGA
- a CDS encoding carbon starvation protein A, whose translation MLYFFACVLALILGYVFYGRFVDNVFGPDPNRPTPAQSLADGVDYVEISPRKIFLIQLLNIAGLGPIFGPILGALYGPSALVWIVIGSIFAGAVHDYFSGMLSIRHNGKSIPDVVGVQLGNGFKQFMRLFSIVLLLLVGIVFVLGPAKLLGNMSGLNVTAWVAIIFGYYFLATILPIQKIIGRLYPVFGAVLIFMAVGLTIALMVQGYEFYPQLTLSNVHPKELPLWPLMFITIACGAISGFHATQSPLMARCVSNERHGRSLFYGAMIGEGLIALVWATLGMAFYHEPGALNEALAVGGPAHVVNEISTTLLGPVGGLLAVIGVIILPISSGDTAFRSARLIIADFFNMEQRQAGRRLLLAVPLFAIGFLISKAEFGVIWRYFGWANQTLATIVLWTAAAYLIKQGKLHWIATVPATFMTAVAATYLGYAPIGFGMPLQIATYIGLGVAIFSLTIFMICFGREPDVALDQDSI comes from the coding sequence ATGCTGTATTTTTTTGCTTGTGTACTCGCTCTGATTCTCGGCTACGTTTTTTATGGCCGTTTTGTCGATAACGTCTTCGGCCCCGACCCCAATCGTCCGACTCCGGCCCAATCCCTGGCCGACGGTGTTGATTATGTCGAGATTTCACCGAGGAAAATCTTCCTGATCCAACTGCTTAATATTGCCGGACTCGGCCCGATCTTCGGCCCGATTCTCGGGGCGCTGTATGGCCCATCGGCTCTGGTGTGGATCGTCATCGGCTCCATCTTTGCCGGAGCCGTGCATGACTACTTTTCCGGCATGCTGTCGATCCGTCATAACGGCAAGAGCATTCCCGATGTGGTCGGCGTTCAGCTCGGTAACGGTTTCAAGCAGTTCATGCGCCTGTTTTCCATTGTGTTGTTGCTGTTGGTCGGCATTGTCTTTGTCCTCGGCCCGGCCAAACTTCTCGGCAATATGTCCGGTCTCAATGTCACCGCCTGGGTGGCCATTATTTTTGGCTACTACTTCCTGGCCACTATTCTACCGATCCAGAAAATCATCGGTCGCCTCTATCCGGTGTTTGGTGCGGTGCTGATCTTTATGGCTGTCGGTCTGACCATTGCCCTGATGGTGCAGGGCTATGAGTTTTATCCGCAACTGACCCTGAGCAACGTGCATCCTAAAGAGCTGCCGCTGTGGCCGCTGATGTTTATCACCATTGCCTGCGGCGCCATCAGTGGTTTTCATGCCACTCAGTCGCCGCTCATGGCGCGCTGCGTGTCTAACGAGCGTCATGGCCGTTCGCTGTTTTATGGGGCGATGATCGGCGAAGGTTTGATCGCCTTGGTGTGGGCAACCCTCGGCATGGCCTTCTACCACGAGCCCGGTGCTCTCAATGAGGCTTTGGCCGTTGGTGGTCCGGCTCACGTGGTGAACGAAATTTCCACCACCTTGCTTGGCCCTGTTGGTGGTTTGCTGGCGGTGATCGGTGTTATCATTCTGCCGATCTCTTCGGGGGATACGGCGTTTCGCAGTGCCCGTCTGATCATTGCCGACTTCTTTAATATGGAACAGCGTCAGGCCGGACGTCGTCTGTTGCTGGCCGTTCCCCTGTTTGCCATTGGTTTCCTGATCTCCAAAGCGGAGTTCGGTGTCATCTGGCGTTACTTTGGCTGGGCCAACCAGACCCTGGCGACCATCGTGTTGTGGACGGCTGCCGCCTATCTGATCAAGCAGGGCAAGCTGCATTGGATCGCCACGGTACCGGCGACGTTTATGACCGCCGTGGCTGCCACCTATCTCGGCTATGCTCCGATTGGTTTCGGCATGCCGCTGCAGATTGCGACCTACATTGGTCTCGGGGTCGCGATCTTTAGCCTGACCATTTTCATGATCTGCTTTGGTCGTGAGCCTGATGTGGCTCTGGATCAGGACTCTATCTAA
- a CDS encoding cytochrome c3 family protein: MKTALIPLMILLLMLAGCGEEKTAKAPEQPAHETTETSAVQTVEKTVEQTVDAVKETATDVVDAGKEVATQAVEDVETAAKDVEAQVTDMAASAEKQVSEATEGAAETSSALLSGLTQKAQSVTETQTTAESATGDMVAQAEEKAAAATSAVTPPETVVIENNYGNVTLTHAFHGKTYGCPTCHGDNTPGPFELGKATAHVLCKDCHKEKNGPTKCSGCHKK; encoded by the coding sequence GTGAAAACTGCACTGATTCCCCTGATGATCCTGCTGCTGATGCTGGCTGGCTGTGGCGAGGAGAAAACCGCCAAAGCACCGGAGCAACCCGCCCATGAAACAACGGAAACATCTGCGGTCCAAACGGTTGAAAAGACCGTGGAGCAAACAGTCGATGCGGTGAAAGAGACGGCGACTGATGTGGTGGACGCCGGTAAAGAGGTGGCAACCCAGGCTGTTGAAGATGTGGAAACCGCGGCCAAGGATGTTGAAGCACAGGTGACGGACATGGCGGCCAGCGCTGAAAAGCAAGTCAGTGAAGCCACTGAGGGAGCCGCTGAAACCAGCAGCGCCCTGCTGAGCGGCCTGACACAAAAAGCCCAGAGCGTGACAGAAACGCAAACCACAGCCGAAAGCGCTACCGGTGACATGGTGGCACAAGCCGAAGAAAAAGCGGCAGCAGCCACCTCCGCGGTTACTCCTCCAGAGACGGTGGTGATCGAAAATAACTATGGCAACGTGACGTTGACTCATGCGTTTCACGGTAAAACCTATGGCTGCCCCACCTGTCATGGCGACAACACGCCGGGACCTTTTGAGCTGGGTAAGGCAACGGCGCATGTGTTGTGCAAGGATTGCCATAAAGAGAAAAACGGTCCAACAAAATGTAGTGGTTGCCACAAAAAATAG